AGAAACGACCGGAACGCATAGGTCGTCTTGCTCCGCTCGTGCCCGATCACAGCCTCCGCCCACCGACCATCATCGATCGCATGATACGGCTGCATGCTCGCGATTACGCCTAACTGGGCGAATCGCGGGATGTCAGCCGGCGCCACGTGCTGCGCGTGCTCGATGCGGAACCGTCGGTCGCGGGGGCCGTCTTCACGCTCGACGCGCTGATAGATGTCCAACTGGAGCCGGATCGCCCGGTCGCCGATCGCGTGGCAGATCACCTGCAAGCCGGCCTTGTCGGCGCCGCTCGTCCACGCGTACAGGTCTGCGGGCGTGTTCACGAGCAGCCCGCTGTCCTTCGGCGCATCGGTGAACGGCGCGAGCATCGCCGCCGTATGCGAGCCTAACGATCCATCCACGAATCCCTTGAGGCCGCCGATGTGCAGCCACGCGTCGCCGCGCCCGCGCGCGGCAATCGTGTCGCGCAGCCGCTCCCACGTGGCTAACGGAACGGCCGCCGAGATGCGCGCTTTCATCCGGCCCGCCTTGTGCGCGCGCTCGAACACCGCCAGATCGTGCCACGTCCCCATGTGGTCGACCTGCGTCACGCCCTGCGCGACCACGTAGGCCATCGCCGCGTCGAACGCGCGATCTTCCACCTCGGGCGGCGCATCGGGGATCGCCTTCGTCACCAGACCCATCGCGTTGTCCTTGAGCACGCCGGTGGGCTCGCCGCTCGCGTCGCGCACGATGGTGCCGCCATCCACATCCGGCGTCGCACGGCTCACGCCGGCGGCGCGCAAGGCAGCCGTGTTCGCCAGACCCATGTGACCATCGAGACGACCGACCCATACCGGATGGCCGCCGGTCACCGAGTCGATCCAGTCGCGACGCGGCAGCTCGCCGCCCCACAAGGTGTGATCCCAATCGCCGCCCAGTATCCAGGCGCCCTTGGGCAGCGTCGCGGCGTACTCCTTAATGCGCCTAACGAACGCGGCCGGCGTCTTCGCGTCGCGCAGCTGCACCGACGACAGCGCGAAGCCGCCATCGAGGAAATGCACGTGGGCGTCGATGAATCCCGGCACCAGCATCGCGCCGTGCGCGTCGGTGATACGCGTGTCCGGTCCGGCCATCTTTCGTACTTCGGCGCTCGATCCCACCGCAGCGAGCGTGTCGCCGCTCACCGCGATCGCGTCCGCCCAGGGACGCGTCGAGTCGCCCGTCCACACGCGCGCGTTCACGACGACCATCGTCACCGGCGACGATGCGGTGTGCGGGGGCGTGGTCACGAGCAGGGCCAGGAGCGCGAGCGCGATCAACGGCGCGCGCACTCAGCGACGCTCCATCGCGTCGCGAATGTCCAACAGAATCTCGAAGTACAACTGCTCGCGCCGATAGGCGAAATCGAGCGTCGACATCTGCGCCTGATCTTGCGTCGACTTGGCACGCTCGAACGCCTCGCGGTACATCTCGTCGAGGTTCGCCAGGATACGATCGCGGGGACGGGACATGGAGCTGGTCGAGGGTTGGGACGGCTCGTTCCCGAGGCTGGCGATCCGGTCGAG
This genomic stretch from Gemmatimonadaceae bacterium harbors:
- a CDS encoding amidohydrolase — translated: MRAPLIALALLALLVTTPPHTASSPVTMVVVNARVWTGDSTRPWADAIAVSGDTLAAVGSSAEVRKMAGPDTRITDAHGAMLVPGFIDAHVHFLDGGFALSSVQLRDAKTPAAFVRRIKEYAATLPKGAWILGGDWDHTLWGGELPRRDWIDSVTGGHPVWVGRLDGHMGLANTAALRAAGVSRATPDVDGGTIVRDASGEPTGVLKDNAMGLVTKAIPDAPPEVEDRAFDAAMAYVVAQGVTQVDHMGTWHDLAVFERAHKAGRMKARISAAVPLATWERLRDTIAARGRGDAWLHIGGLKGFVDGSLGSHTAAMLAPFTDAPKDSGLLVNTPADLYAWTSGADKAGLQVICHAIGDRAIRLQLDIYQRVEREDGPRDRRFRIEHAQHVAPADIPRFAQLGVIASMQPYHAIDDGRWAEAVIGHERSKTTYAFRSFLDAGAHLAFGSDWDVAPPTPIEGIYAAVTRRTLDGKHPGGWIPEQKITVEEALRAYTIGAAYVSFDEQRKGSLVRGKLADFVIIDRDLTKIPPEQIRDAKVQMTVVGGRVVYSHMSD